The following coding sequences lie in one bacterium genomic window:
- a CDS encoding ABC transporter permease — MGFCVFSILLISTLLFTKFNSKDPSEMVGSLYEPPSREHILGTDNFGKDVFVELIYGIRTSIFVGLVAGIIATIIGTTIGAVGGYIGKWVDHMLNSLTNLLLVIPSFIILILLAVSLRQRSLMLIAGVIAVTSWPWTARAVRAQVSSLKTKDHINMAKLNGKGTPEIILTEVLPYMFSYIFMVFVLQVAGGILSEAGLSMLGLGPQNTISLGIMLSWALNFEAMRTGAWWAFIPPVFFIAIITFSLCLINVGMDEIFNPRLRK; from the coding sequence ATGGGATTCTGTGTTTTTTCAATTTTACTGATTAGCACTCTGTTGTTTACTAAGTTCAATTCAAAAGACCCATCCGAAATGGTGGGGTCTCTCTATGAGCCTCCTTCCAGAGAGCATATTTTAGGAACAGATAATTTCGGGAAGGATGTTTTTGTTGAGCTAATATATGGCATTAGGACATCCATATTTGTCGGGTTGGTAGCGGGCATAATCGCTACCATTATTGGGACTACAATTGGCGCCGTTGGCGGGTATATCGGTAAATGGGTAGACCATATGCTCAATAGCCTAACAAATCTCCTTTTGGTAATTCCTTCGTTTATAATATTGATACTTTTGGCTGTTAGCCTTCGACAAAGGTCTCTGATGTTAATTGCAGGGGTCATCGCAGTAACTAGCTGGCCTTGGACAGCAAGAGCAGTGAGAGCGCAAGTTTCGAGTTTAAAGACTAAAGACCATATAAACATGGCTAAGTTAAACGGGAAAGGCACCCCTGAAATTATTTTAACAGAGGTTCTCCCCTATATGTTTTCCTATATTTTTATGGTATTTGTTCTGCAGGTAGCCGGGGGAATATTAAGTGAAGCGGGGTTGAGTATGTTGGGACTTGGTCCCCAAAATACTATCTCTTTGGGAATAATGCTGTCGTGGGCTCTTAATTTTGAAGCAATGAGAACCGGAGCTTGGTGGGCCTTTATTCCACCAGTTTTCTTTATTGCTATTATAACTTTTTCATTATGTTTGATAAACGTGGGAATGGACGAAATTTTCAATCCGAGGTTAAGAAAGTAA
- a CDS encoding ABC transporter permease: MKKSASPYARYLTQKLGWYILTFFIAVLLNFLLPRLMPGNPISGIVAKMGTGGAPSDVLQKLYTSYTQEFGLDKPLHIQFFHYLLNVLRGDLGTSFSLYPTKVNEILARALPWTIALQIPAILVGWILGNLLGAVAAYKGGKFDSLIFPGALFINCIPYYCLAIILLYFFGVVFDILPIGRGYSPQFIPSFSLPFFFDLLKHYVLPFLSIVLVAIGGQAIGMRATSIYELNTDYVNYAKSLGIRDRKIIQYVFKNAMLPQITGLAISLGAMVGGSLITEIVFSYPGIGTSLFNAIRQQDYPLIQGCTLVIAIAILAANFLIDIVYATIDPRIRASQVEEQS, encoded by the coding sequence ATGAAAAAATCAGCGAGTCCATACGCAAGGTATCTTACCCAAAAATTAGGATGGTACATTTTAACCTTTTTTATCGCCGTCCTTCTCAACTTTCTCTTGCCAAGGCTTATGCCGGGCAATCCGATAAGCGGTATAGTAGCCAAAATGGGTACTGGGGGAGCGCCAAGCGATGTGCTTCAAAAACTTTATACCTCCTATACGCAGGAATTCGGCTTAGATAAACCTCTGCATATCCAATTTTTTCATTATCTTCTTAATGTTTTACGCGGCGACCTTGGCACGTCCTTCAGTTTATACCCAACTAAAGTCAACGAGATACTTGCCCGAGCGTTGCCTTGGACGATAGCTTTGCAAATACCGGCTATACTGGTCGGATGGATACTTGGTAATTTATTGGGAGCAGTAGCTGCCTATAAAGGGGGCAAATTTGATAGTCTAATTTTCCCTGGCGCATTATTTATAAATTGTATTCCCTATTATTGCTTAGCTATTATTCTACTTTATTTTTTCGGAGTTGTTTTTGACATCCTTCCCATAGGCAGAGGATATAGCCCGCAATTTATACCCTCCTTCTCTCTCCCTTTCTTTTTCGATCTTCTCAAGCATTATGTTCTGCCATTTCTATCTATCGTTTTGGTAGCTATAGGCGGCCAGGCAATCGGGATGAGAGCAACAAGTATTTACGAATTAAACACCGATTATGTAAATTATGCAAAATCGTTAGGTATAAGAGATAGGAAAATTATTCAATATGTCTTTAAGAATGCGATGTTACCCCAGATAACGGGTCTGGCAATTAGCTTAGGAGCTATGGTGGGAGGGTCGCTGATAACAGAAATAGTTTTCTCATATCCGGGAATTGGCACCAGTTTATTCAACGCTATTCGTCAGCAGGACTATCCATTGATACAGGGTTGTACACTTGTTATTGCTATAGCAATACTTGCGGCAAATTTTCTCATAGATATTGTGTACGCAACAATAGACCCAAGGATTAGGGCTTCCCAGGTGGAGGAGCAGAGTTGA